DNA sequence from the Pomacea canaliculata isolate SZHN2017 linkage group LG7, ASM307304v1, whole genome shotgun sequence genome:
AGCGAAGAAACCATGAACACATGGAGTGAGATACTGTTTGACAAGCTTTGGCCTACCACTGTGTTTGTCGTGGTTCTGATTGCCGTGGGTGTCCCAGGTAACCTGCTCGTCTTCTGTGTTTACCTGAAGCGTTTTCGTCCCAGTGCCGCCAGAGTGTTCATCCTCGCCATGGCCGTGTGTGACTTCCTGACCAATGTCATCAGTCTTCCCTTGATGATTTTTCATCTCAAGCACTTTTACAACTCTGTGGATAGTCCAACCTGCAAATTTATTCAGGCTTCGTGGAGGTTCCCCACCATCACGTCGGTGTTGTTGCTGGTGTGTGTGGCCGTTGATCGTCATCGTCGCATCTGTTTTCCTTTCAAACCACAGATCACACACCGACAAGCAATACTCATACTGCTGTTCCTGTTGATTATAACTGTACTGATTACTTCTccttttgttatcttttatgGTCGATTTCGGTGTTTTCTTGAGGAACAATATTTTCCGTCGCCTTGGATAAAAGGCACTGCCGTCCTATTGATGATACTCGTTGCTATATCAGTGATCATACTCATGGTCTGCTACATCCACATCGTTTGCAAAGTTCGACATTTTAAGATGAACAGGCAGAGAAGAGGTATAAACCAGCCAAATAAGGATGATCAAGGACAGCAATCAAAGTTTTCTTCTGATTATAGCGAGCCCCAGCAAGCGTGGGATTCCCAGAACACCAATCCTAACTCAGATGCAAAAAAAGGTAATTTCAGTGTAATGACTAGTCCAGAAACATCCTCAGTGGATGCTCAGACGACACAAGAAAGTCTCAACACTGTTTTGAATGAGCCTCTGTCTCTCGAAATGCCAGTTATGTTACAAGTTTCGTCGccagcaataaaaacaactgttgGAGTACAACTGTCAGATAATTCAAATTTAATACCGAAAAATATCACAAGTCCTCAACCAAGTGACGAACTGACTTCCGAAAATACCACAACCTTTAAagttaaagagaaagaaatgaaggatgACGGGAAAAGAACGTTGGGAAGGAAGGACGGaggaagtaaacaaacacgatTTTCTAAAACCACACTCATGATGCTCGTGCTGACCATGACAACCATTGTCCTCTTCGTTCCACACCTTGTTATCGAGTAAGTAAAACTgattttgaagtaaacaatGTAACGACCCTTCATCTTCCTAAGAAGCTAATCAGAAAAAGGTCTGATCACTTACTAAAAAATacaagacattttatttgaattacATTTCTTACCAGCGTTTTCATAACCTCTTGAGCATCAACTGAAGATGAAGGTGGATTTTGACAATGCATCTTTTGatataatgaataaatgaaggaagaaagattaaaatttatattacttTTGTATTATCTATGTTTATGACACAATTTGTAGAGTAGTTAAAACcattttcagttgtttagtTAGTGAATATAGCATTATTCTATTTCTCGAAATGTGGAAATCTTAATGTAAGATGAGGAACTCAGAACTCATTGTTCTTTCTCCTTTACTTAAACATAGAAACACTTACATGTTCATATTGGAAACTGCAACATATGAGCTCACACTCCGGACTAagagtttattttcttacagaATATGGAAGGGTGGATGTCTTGACGTCCATTCACCTGTAATGGAGATGAACATCTGTCAGGTGGCTCACATCTTCCCATACCTCAACAGTGTCATCAATCCCTTCATCTACAGCTTCTGTAACCCAAAGTTTCGTCTGCAATGTCGACTGTTTCTACGCAGTGTGTACAACTGTGTGTCGCTTCCTATCTGATTTGCTTTTATGAGAGATTCTTCAAGAAGATAAGTATTGGCATGAGTCTGCTGCACAGCACCACTCCTGAGTACTGGTCATGTGACTAACACGGAGCATGCGCAATTTTGAAGAGTTTTGTAGAAAgacacacccaacacacacacacacacacatctttatacatacagccacacacacacacacgtctgtatctatatatacatagagtgaaaaatataaataatgtgtCTATAGCCTTAAAAACGATATATCTTTAGGTCggtgaatttttgtttattgtttcttctcCGATGACTTTAAAAAGATTCTCCAGTCTAAAACTGTACAGATTATGGCTGTCATACTTCAGCATTACGGAATTTGTTTCAAAGATTCtgtttgtataatttttactttttgtactttgtCATTAATATAGTATTCTGCtttaacagatttttgttttgtgtttccaaCTCATTTAACTTGTGCTATGTTATTTAAGCATAATAAAATTCATACATTGTGGGATTCTTAGCAAGTTCGTTAATTATCTTTTTGTTAATAATgttaattctttatattttaaaaagaaagtacagCGAGAGAAACTAGTCTGGATGTTGCCAGTGTGAGATTTCTAATCACAGATACACTTTCAAACACCAAagcattgtaaaaatatttgcacatgatttttttctaccttttaattgccattttttaatattgaaaataaagtttagtCTTCATGAACATTGTGTCCTTATTGGTAAATCAGTCGAGAGCATAAATGGAAAACAAGGCCTAGATAAAAAGTTCCAGACCATAAGGTCAGCCTGCTCCAGTGACAGACCATGGTTGATGCTGTCCTCTAAACAGCTTCCTAGTAGTCACACGAGTGTGTCAGGCTCGAGCTGCAAGGAAACGACCGAATTTCCTGTCAACAAAAAAAGTGTCGGCCAGATAACAAGTGATGCTCACATCATCTGTGTCCTCGTTCTTCATCTCTGTAGCGAAACTGAACTTGAGAGTCGATAAGGAAAAGTAAGATTTGATGCGACTCCTGACTATTTTGAGGCCATGAATAAGAAACATTCAtcagttcttgttattattgtttagaCAATgttctctccctcctttctctctctctctctctctctctctctctctctctctcttatatatatacatcttcTTGTGTTGCTGTCCCTTGACAAAGCTTGAAAGTCTTTGTTAAGAAGACAGCATCGTGGTTTGTAGTTTGAGATCTCGTCTTCCGAGTGTTTCCCCTTTTGTACAAAAGTAAAGGTTTATCTGCAGAATAACTCAGGTTTTCAAACTTGTAACTTCTGGAAGGAAAGAATGTTCAATCCGGAGGGAGAAAAATTTAAGGGCGCACGTGGCACTAGCATATGCTGGAAGAGCCTAATATCACAAACACTTTGCGCATATCTTTTGCGCACCTCATTACCAAAAGGTCAATAACTTAATTGGGGACTTCCCAAAGCGCCTCTTTAATCATAAAATTTTGACAGGCAACCTCTTCAACATCAAAAACTTCCTTCTTGTCTGCTCGGTCTGTCACTCACTCGTTGTGAAGTGCTGTGAGTTATGAGCATGTCGGCTTTCCACGACTTCAAAGCCActcgaacaaaaaaaaaaagcatagcaCTGATTTATACACTTACATAATATTGCatgtatactttaaaaatagTCACAGTCAGAATGAATCTGTAAGGTTTCGTTCATATGTAGCCCTCCCCAGTCCGGATGGGAAAAGCTCCGAGCTTTGATTGGTTTAAGTGGGCTCATTAATCTACTTTTTTCGTAAACCTGATTACTaatatataattacatatatatgtgtgtttatgtgtgtgtttgtgtgtgtgtgagagagagagggggagttTCATTTATTGTAGACATCTAAGTTTGTAATCAGAAGTCCTACAATCATCTGAAGCGGAGGTTCATTTTTGATGGAAGGGAGTGAGGAATACAACCCAAAAGAATGCCTTCATACAGCGATGAAACCATAAACGACATAAGCAATCAGCTGATTAAAAATCTCTGGCCCACCATCGTATTTATCGTCGTTTTGATTATTGTCGGTGTCCTCGGAAACTTGCTCGTCTTCTGTGTTTACCTGAAGCGCTTTCGTCCCAGTGCCGCCAGAGTGTTCATCCTCGCCATGTCTGTTTGCGACTTACTGTCCAACATTCTCAGTCTCCCCTTGACAATTTTCCAcctgaaacatttttacaactCTGTTGATAATCCGACTTGCAAAGTAATTCAAGCTTCGTGGAGATTCCCAACAATCATGTccttgttgttgctggtgtgtGTGGCCATTGACCGCCATCGTCGCATCTGTTGTCCTTTCAAACGACAGATCACAGATCGTCAAGCAATACTCATGCTACTGATGCTCTTTGTTGTGTCTGTACTACTTACTTCACCATTTGTGGTTATTTCTGGTCAGAATCGACTGGAATACATCGGGTTTGTGACCTGCTCTGTGAAAGACGAATACCTTCAGTCGCCATGGAGAACGAGCACTGGCATCCTATTCatggttttctttcttatagCCCTGGCCATTCTTATGGTCTGCTACCTCCACATCGTTTGCAAAGTTCAGCAATTAAAGATGAACAGACACAGAATGGGTGGAAGTCAACCACATAAATATGTCCCAACCCAGTGGTCCATGTCCAATCAAGTTTCTTCTAATAACAGAAAGATGTCATCAGGGAGTTCTTTCCAAATAAACTCAGATCCAGAAAAGGATGATTCGAAAATCCTCTCTAGTTTAGAAACACATTCAGAAAATGCCGTTGCAGAGACGACAGAAACTAGTCTGAAAACTGTATCAAATGAATCCATGTCACACGAACTGTCAGTCACTTCACAGGTTTCATCACCAGTAACAGTCACAAACGTTGCTTCACAACTGTTAATTAATTCAGCTTTAAACTCGAGGAGTATCGCCGGTTCCCAACAAAGAATCGAACCCATGACTGAAAATCTCCAAACCTCGAGAGTTAcacaggaagaagagaagactgGTGCGAAAAATTCGTTGGCAAGGAAGGAAGGacggaaacaaacaaaattttctaaaaCCACATTCATGATGCTCGTGCTCACCTTGACAACCATTGTCCTCTTTGTTCCACACATCATACTCGTGTGAGTAAAACTGCTTAGTATAGTCTTTCTTTAATACCTGTTATTTAAATGGTAATGATTACGAGTAATTTTCTTAGCTGCTAattaaaagtacaaaacagaatattt
Encoded proteins:
- the LOC112569431 gene encoding muscarinic acetylcholine receptor M2-like: MLLNSEETMNTWSEILFDKLWPTTVFVVVLIAVGVPGNLLVFCVYLKRFRPSAARVFILAMAVCDFLTNVISLPLMIFHLKHFYNSVDSPTCKFIQASWRFPTITSVLLLVCVAVDRHRRICFPFKPQITHRQAILILLFLLIITVLITSPFVIFYGRFRCFLEEQYFPSPWIKGTAVLLMILVAISVIILMVCYIHIVCKVRHFKMNRQRRGINQPNKDDQGQQSKFSSDYSEPQQAWDSQNTNPNSDAKKGNFSVMTSPETSSVDAQTTQESLNTVLNEPLSLEMPVMLQVSSPAIKTTVGVQLSDNSNLIPKNITSPQPSDELTSENTTTFKVKEKEMKDDGKRTLGRKDGGSKQTRFSKTTLMMLVLTMTTIVLFVPHLVIEIWKGGCLDVHSPVMEMNICQVAHIFPYLNSVINPFIYSFCNPKFRLQCRLFLRSVYNCVSLPI
- the LOC112568247 gene encoding D(2) dopamine receptor-like — its product is MPSYSDETINDISNQLIKNLWPTIVFIVVLIIVGVLGNLLVFCVYLKRFRPSAARVFILAMSVCDLLSNILSLPLTIFHLKHFYNSVDNPTCKVIQASWRFPTIMSLLLLVCVAIDRHRRICCPFKRQITDRQAILMLLMLFVVSVLLTSPFVVISGQNRLEYIGFVTCSVKDEYLQSPWRTSTGILFMVFFLIALAILMVCYLHIVCKVQQLKMNRHRMGGSQPHKYVPTQWSMSNQVSSNNRKMSSGSSFQINSDPEKDDSKILSSLETHSENAVAETTETSLKTVSNESMSHELSVTSQVSSPVTVTNVASQLLINSALNSRSIAGSQQRIEPMTENLQTSRVTQEEEKTGAKNSLARKEGRKQTKFSKTTFMMLVLTLTTIVLFVPHIILVIQKDGCLRHEDVVKMNFCAVALLFPYLNSVINPFIYSFCNPKFRLQCRLFLQSLWSAPDMNSKYFYQMILCNMECILHGVRR